The nucleotide window catactaAATTTATGAatactacaaaatatatttttatcaaaaaaattaaattaaatttttataaaaatattacataaatatattCGTTCAtacagttttatatttttttatctatttcaacggataatttataaaacatttataatttaataagataatttttttaattttaaaattactatttaattttttaacttttcagttaattttttattagatagcCAATGTGTCTTGGCACCTTCAAAATCAATGAGATAAATCTTCGTTATTTgtgaataaaattttcattaacgATAGTTTTCTTTGGATCAATTTTCATTTGTTGTTATGTGTGAATAAAATACTCCCAGAACATTTGCAAGCTAAAAGCAGAATGGGGCTCTTAACCCAAATCCTGAATGCATACAAGTATAATGAAAGGATTAGATCATTATCACCATTTATAAAACATCATTGATGTTTCGTGATTGCTGAAATTATGGTAAAACATAGCAACACTAGCCCAGCAAAGGCAGGTTGCATTTTTTGGAGAAGAGCCAGGCCTCATCTTTGCACAGATCCTTGAAATGGGCCTCACAATACACTACGCCTAAccagaaagagaaaaaggaaagccCAATACGAGCCAAGACAGGCGGGGCAGAGTTTATGTAATGGGCCAACACTACTTCACACTAAGTCACTGAAACCTAATTTGATTCTTCAATTGTTAATTCGTATTTACGGCTGAAAGTCAAAGTACTAAATTTTTGTTCTAAGGCCACCTTGCGGCACCATCAACTGAGGGGCTTATGTCACTGTCCGATTGTGAATCTAAGAAGCTGTAAGGTATGCCATTCACAAATGATGTTGTGCCAAATGTTCCATTCACTGCCCACTCGCTGCATCCAATTTGTGCATTATGGGTTGGTACATAGTTACCAACTTCGGCAGATTTATCACCAAAATAGTCGTTCTGATCATATGCTATTAGTGATGCTTGATGATTGTTTGGAAATTGCTCCAAAGTTTCACCTATAGAGTAAGGTtcatagaaattaattaatgtcgGTCACTGCCACCGAATGCAATATGTTAATGTCACGGTGAATTTTAAAGTGAAAGGATTTGTGATTGTACAATAATTTTGCTACAcattgattaaatattataGAACATACCTTGGGTTAAGAAAGCCGCATCAATTTCCTCCAAGTCATTCCATCTAACATATGCTTCTCTCACCAATTTCTCCATATAGCTCTGGATATAATGAATTTATGGGATCAAAATCAACGTCTTGTAAAGAATATCGTAAGTGAGAGAAAAAGGTTAGTTTGAGTATAGAGTTACCCTGGTCATGTTGCTTCGCTCTCTACTCGGAAAACTTTGGCCGTTGATATCAGCTCTAACCAGCTGGCATATGGAATTCAGAAAGACGCTAAAATTAGGCCCACGGTACACGTAGTACTTGTTGCCCTTCTCGCAAGTCTTTGCATGCTTCATTGTCACTTCCCACATTTTTTCTGACATCCCAACGCCCAAAATCTGattcaacaaattaataaacAGCTTATTTATCCATAATATGAACTTAGTAATAAATATATACCTCTtactaattagtatttttaaaatatcgattatgaaactaaaaaaataaaatacttcttatgaaaataaaaataataaattgaactACATAATTTTATCTGttcgaataaaaatattttatatatttttaattaatatcttaaGACATTGATTAACATTTGACTAAAGATATCTACCTTTCTGAGCCTATGGACATCAACAACGGATAACTTGAGAAAGTCTTGGACGCTGTTTATCCCCTCTTTGGACAattttttgtggaaagctcCGTCTTTACCAATCTTCTCTAGGCGCCACACTTCGTCATTGAGCTTAGGTGGGTAATGTTTCTTGTACACTTCAAATGtatgaaaacaaatatataaattttctatatacgacaacaacaaaaattacaacaatAATAAACTTTCATATCCACCAAATTTTAGGtgtcatgaattttttttaaaaaaaaaactaaaaaattcatcactattttgtttttgatttaaaTGACCACTAGGTACGTGCTTGACCGTGTCTTTGAAACCATTGACCCGAGACCCTCCCCAAACAAGCAGATTGCCAAAACCAAAACCGGAGTAGAAGTTGGTGTAAATTGCAATGAAAAAGAAATGCAAGAGCTTGTACGCGTCATTTTTGTCAAtaggtgaattttttttattacgagGGTTTTCTTAAATTCACACACTATGTATTATAATATTACATTGGTGGGAAGTACTATGGTTCATGGTTCAGCATCTATTGGGTGCTAAGCAAAGCTCTGAATTAGCTGTATGTTTGACCACCAATCACTTTCCAGTCATCATAAATAAAGAAagattaaaacaaaagaaaacagacaaattaattaaaagggaTCAATATTGCTTGCTGGGAAGGGTGAAAATGAAATGCCCTATCTTGTAGGAGTTGTGACCAATATACTTTTTCCACTACTGTAAAGTACGAgattgataatatataataaatttgaagtCACAATCTCCtaagaaatttaatataaaataacaaggttttaatgtaattttggaCTGTTTCAATCTTACACacattataaacatttttttttataaaaaaggttCCAAAAGCTATAAAAACTGATGCTTAAACAtgcgagattttttttttttttaccacggtatcattttcattttttattttctagacataaaaatcaatttctaCGTAGTAAATTATTCCAGAAACAAACGCGTTAAAATTTTATCAAGGTGAAAATATGTTCATCATTActctctttctatttttctctttaattataaatcagTAACCCATTTTTTTTCTGCTTTTTATTCCTGGATTCTCATGGCATGCAACTtggattaaattgaaataacaaTAATTGGCACTAATGGATAATATTGTATAGGTATCGCGTGTATATTCTACAGTGATTTACTGACGCAATTATATTAGACGGATGTTACGTGTGGTTTGCCTGTGGAGGAACTATAAACCGgttgaagagaaaaatgagtttgatatcttattttattttttcacaaaaatgtGTTCGAGATCAAAATTTAATCcaaaaattcagtttgaaaggTGATACTTTTGTAATCTGCTATCCAAAGATGTATTAAATAGGTTGACTCAGCATTCTTTTTCTTTCGAGAGAACCTTTCTGACTAAGGCTAGGATGCCCATCAAAATAActggttttaaaaaatacatataactataattaattttattgaaatgggtattttaaataacttatttttagtcattcatataactagttatttatgtaattgattttatatataattaattataaactcatattttaaaaataataactaattatatcaaattatactcctattttaaaaattaattataattataataatctaattatttattaaatatgattataattatataaatactcAAATTACAATTACCCCTATCTCTATTTCTGATGACTAGTTATAACATATCCAGAACAACAAATggcagctatatatatatataaatgataaaatgaaaagtaaaaataaagatagagaAATAGAATAGTACTTACATTCACCACGGTGATCCTTAACAACAAATGGCTCAGTCATTCCTTGACGAATTGGGAGAGTGTGATTACTCCCTGGAGCCACCCTAACAGCAACTCTGAACTTCCTGCTTCGTATCCAACTAGAGTTATCAGTGAACTCAATCTCTTCAATTGGTGCAATCCCATCCCTCATGGTCAGATTCAATTCTCCTGTGAGCAATGGCCTCTTCCCCGTTCTCTCCTTCACTATGTTGTTGTTGAACTCCTCAGTCGTCCATGATTCCTTGTTGTTAGGAAAATCTCCATCAAGCACCACTATCTCTAGCTTTATGGGCTGGGGCACACTCGTGGGAACCGCTACTAATTCACCATCACCGCCACTTTTGTCAACCAGAATCACCTGGATTGGGTTCCCATCTATGTCCACTATTCTGCTTCCTGTGAATATAGGGACCAATAGCTTCTTGCTGAACATGAGTTCATAGTTCGATGGTTTCTCCAATGATGCTGCTTCGATCCTCAACGAAGGGGACCTACTTATTGTACGTGGCACAGTACAATGCCTCATCACTCGCTCCACCTCTTCATTCACCTGATgcatgacaaaatcaatgacTTTCATTAGAAAATTAATCCAATAATTAATCATGTTTATTTGGCTTTTGATCACTTACCACTCTTCTAAGCAAGGGCTCCAAGCCTGAGAAAAGGTTCTGCAAGTTTTTCACCATCACCACTTCTCCTATTACCCTGTCATGTCAAGAAGATTGAATTGGTTTAATTTATACTACATGATAAGTGGCGagacataattaattttgaaattaagcataaataGTAACAAGTTTTACATATATatgatatcaaaataaaataacttgatAAATCAAGTTTGGTTAAACATACGAAGCAAAAGAAGGTCTTGGTGTAGTTCTCATCCGTTTATCGCCTGGTGGCTTATTATTGTCTTGATCAGAATCATCAAAAAACCGTTTCGCAGCCATTTGATTTTGGGGGACAAGTTAGGAATATATGAAAGAGGGTGATAGATCGATGAAAAGGTTGCACCTAGATAGATAGCTAACTAGCTTAATGAGGAGTAGGAGAAGAAGGTGATGTGCATATTAATTTATACCAGAAATGAAAGTGTATGTGagagtttgtttcaattttattatatttaaaaaaagaaagaaggttcTTGGAATGTCGGAGGAAATATCCAAGCAATTAGGAAGGTATAACCGAGAAGGCGTATCATATGATGTAAAGACTTTAAACACCCCTCCCAAGTCAACCTGCCAAATCTCTATCGTTCTCTCCGCGCTC belongs to Glycine soja cultivar W05 chromosome 5, ASM419377v2, whole genome shotgun sequence and includes:
- the LOC114413649 gene encoding protein SAR DEFICIENT 1-like, with the translated sequence MAAKRFFDDSDQDNNKPPGDKRMRTTPRPSFASVIGEVVMVKNLQNLFSGLEPLLRRVVNEEVERVMRHCTVPRTISRSPSLRIEAASLEKPSNYELMFSKKLLVPIFTGSRIVDIDGNPIQVILVDKSGGDGELVAVPTSVPQPIKLEIVVLDGDFPNNKESWTTEEFNNNIVKERTGKRPLLTGELNLTMRDGIAPIEEIEFTDNSSWIRSRKFRVAVRVAPGSNHTLPIRQGMTEPFVVKDHRGELYKKHYPPKLNDEVWRLEKIGKDGAFHKKLSKEGINSVQDFLKLSVVDVHRLRKILGVGMSEKMWEVTMKHAKTCEKGNKYYVYRGPNFSVFLNSICQLVRADINGQSFPSRERSNMTRSYMEKLVREAYVRWNDLEEIDAAFLTQGETLEQFPNNHQASLIAYDQNDYFGDKSAEVGNYVPTHNAQIGCSEWAVNGTFGTTSFVNGIPYSFLDSQSDSDISPSVDGAARWP